In one window of Oncorhynchus gorbuscha isolate QuinsamMale2020 ecotype Even-year linkage group LG23, OgorEven_v1.0, whole genome shotgun sequence DNA:
- the LOC124011466 gene encoding protein atonal homolog 1-like, with protein sequence MTAKTELSGWPDFSAEDFPLLEQSKLGHLGSRTWVKSPGGGQSPYSPRDTGHYAHSGSMDLSLEKLMSVSKLADSGVRIEMDLDTVQADPGEGGNRTQKRRRVAANARERRRMHGLNKAFDTLRSVIPSNNNKLSKYDTLQMAQIYIQELSELLTGVVKPEGRGGSRSGCTSPLGSFSPEPRECGGRMTGISSSLQDSTSPLPQNRRLIGDQENTGPVGHLIILSAPKSDLGSGNKRVSNTSNGSDGESSHYSDFEDGQAGRQC encoded by the coding sequence ATGACAGCTAAAACCGAACTGTCCGGCTGGCCAGACTTCTCAGCTGAGGACTTCCCCCTGTTAGAACAGTCGAAACTGGGACATCTCGGATCCAGAACCTGGGTAAAATCTCCTGGAGGAGGGCAGTCTCCATACTCACCAAGAGATACGGGCCATTACGCACACAGCGGCTCCATGGATCTCTCACTGGAGAAACTCATGTCGGTGAGTAAACTAGCGGACAGTGGTGTCCGGATAGAGATGGACCTGGATACAGTACAGGCGGACCCGGGAGAAGGAGGTAACCGTACGCAGAAACGCCGGCGCGTCGCAGCTAACGCCAGGGAGAGGCGAAGGATGCACGGGCTGAACAAGGCGTTTGACACGTTGCGGAGCGTGATCCCGTCCAACAATAATAAATTGTCCAAGTATGACACTCTCCAGATGGCTCAGATCTACATCCAGGAGCTTTCGGAGCTGCTCACCGGGGTGGTGAAGCCTGAGGGCCGGGGAGGGTCGCGGAGTGGATGCACCTCTCCCCTGGGGTCTTTCTCTCCAGAGCCCCGGGAGTGCGGTGGCAGGATGACTGGGATCAGCTCAAGCCTGCAGGACTCCACCTCCCCGCTGCCTCAGAACAGGAGACTGATCGGAGATCAGGAGAACACTGGCCCCGTTGGTCACCTCATCATTCTGTCTGCGCCTAAATCTGATCTAGGATCGGGGAATAAGAGGGTCTCTAACACATCTAACGGGAGTGATGGAGAGTCGTCGCATTACAGTGATTTTGAGGACGGGCAGGCCGGCAGACAGTGCTAA